From the genome of Planctomycetota bacterium, one region includes:
- the efp gene encoding elongation factor P — MTAAVPAYNTSEFKKGLKVQIDGDPYIMIECNFVKPGKGQALYKCKLRNLLRNTVLDRTYKSGDSLDAADIATIDAQFLYKQGEQFVFMDNANYEQYELSKEQVDDSWKWIKEGTVCSMLLYNGNPISMEPPNHMMLKVEYAEPAIRGNTATNLTKPVKLETGAEVVVPAFIEQGDTIKIDTRTGEYLERVKV; from the coding sequence GTGACTGCCGCCGTGCCAGCCTACAACACCAGCGAATTCAAGAAGGGTCTCAAGGTCCAGATCGACGGCGACCCGTACATCATGATCGAGTGCAACTTCGTCAAGCCGGGCAAGGGCCAGGCGTTGTACAAGTGCAAGCTGCGGAACCTCCTCCGCAACACCGTCCTCGATCGGACCTACAAGAGCGGCGATTCGCTCGATGCCGCCGACATCGCCACGATCGACGCCCAGTTCCTCTACAAGCAAGGGGAGCAGTTCGTCTTCATGGACAATGCCAACTACGAGCAGTACGAGCTTTCCAAGGAGCAGGTCGACGACTCCTGGAAGTGGATCAAGGAGGGGACCGTCTGCTCGATGCTGTTGTACAACGGCAATCCGATCTCGATGGAGCCCCCCAATCACATGATGCTCAAGGTCGAATACGCCGAACCGGCGATCCGCGGCAACACCGCGACCAACCTCACCAAACCGGTGAAGCTCGAGACCGGGGCCGAGGTCGTGGTGCCGGCGTTCATCGAGCAGGGTGACACGATCAAGATCGACACCCGGACCGGCGAGTACCTCGAGCGCGTCAAGGTCTGA